In one Chitinophaga sancti genomic region, the following are encoded:
- a CDS encoding DUF6263 family protein — translation MMKRFFVSMALGTTLALPAFAQQQQDDKRDYVDLSYNFLKGQQFELKQESRSETYTTVDDIMQRVTRDFNNTIAIEVTETSDGHATLTFRYKELKFNFNARNQNILVDAAVPNEKEPFQAALKSIIDQPFSVDISSSGYINKVMGLDDMLDKASATFSNLKSDEQTAYKKLMKDQFGTNAFHTWLEQLLVIYPVRSIKTGTRWEENVPIRTGLVGDISLYWNLQTWDAQTAKINGTGKVVTNKVETFTTDDGIVATAEINGDIMTNYLIDRTSGFPSIASQNTEMNGTYTYKANKAKKIKSDVKVPVRIVTNASYKIKRMK, via the coding sequence ATGATGAAGCGATTTTTTGTGTCAATGGCCCTGGGCACCACCCTGGCCTTGCCGGCATTTGCACAACAACAACAGGATGATAAAAGAGACTATGTAGACCTGAGCTACAATTTTCTCAAAGGTCAGCAGTTCGAACTGAAACAGGAAAGCCGCAGCGAAACCTATACGACAGTTGATGATATCATGCAACGCGTAACCCGCGACTTCAATAATACCATTGCTATCGAGGTAACCGAAACATCGGATGGCCACGCCACCCTGACTTTCAGATATAAAGAGCTGAAGTTCAATTTCAATGCACGTAACCAGAACATCCTGGTGGATGCAGCCGTGCCTAACGAAAAAGAACCCTTTCAGGCTGCCCTGAAAAGTATTATCGATCAGCCATTCTCTGTCGATATCTCCTCCTCCGGATATATCAACAAAGTAATGGGCCTGGATGATATGCTGGATAAAGCATCTGCTACCTTCTCCAATCTGAAATCAGATGAGCAGACGGCCTATAAAAAGCTCATGAAAGACCAGTTTGGCACCAATGCATTCCATACCTGGCTGGAACAATTGCTGGTGATCTATCCTGTACGCAGTATCAAAACCGGTACCCGCTGGGAAGAAAATGTACCTATCCGCACCGGACTGGTTGGTGATATTTCACTCTACTGGAACCTGCAGACATGGGATGCACAGACCGCCAAGATCAATGGTACAGGTAAAGTGGTGACAAATAAAGTGGAGACTTTTACTACTGACGACGGCATTGTAGCAACTGCCGAGATCAATGGTGATATCATGACCAATTACCTGATTGATCGTACTTCAGGATTCCCCAGTATTGCTTCGCAGAATACTGAGATGAATGGTACATATACTTATAAGGCGAATAAAGCAAAGAAGATTAAGAGCGATGTGAAAGTGCCTGTAAGGATTGTAACGAATGCGTCTTACAAGATTAAAAGAATGAAATAA
- a CDS encoding DUF4197 domain-containing protein has product MFKKLCLLFLAGISLGTVSQAQLLKNLSKAVSNAASGATGSTAGVSQTDAGNAIKEALSNGVAKGIASLNKTDGFFGSEVYKLLLPPDAVKIGNTLRSVGLGSQVDKAILSINRAAEKAVGFAAPIFVDAIKEMTITDALNLLKGSDSSATVYFKNKTTAKLKAAFSPVVKGALDSTSATKYYGNIVTSYNKLPTTFNKVNPDLQDYVTGMAVNALFDQIKVEEKNIRANPAARTTELLKKVFGSVTSK; this is encoded by the coding sequence ATGTTTAAGAAACTATGTCTTCTGTTTTTGGCTGGTATTTCTTTGGGAACGGTATCACAGGCCCAGTTATTAAAGAATTTGAGTAAAGCTGTAAGTAATGCCGCCAGTGGCGCAACTGGAAGTACTGCTGGTGTTTCACAGACAGATGCAGGGAATGCGATCAAGGAGGCATTGTCAAATGGGGTAGCAAAAGGTATTGCTTCGCTGAATAAGACAGATGGTTTCTTTGGTAGTGAAGTGTATAAGCTGTTATTACCTCCTGATGCAGTGAAGATCGGCAATACATTGAGAAGTGTAGGTCTGGGCAGCCAGGTGGATAAAGCGATCTTGTCTATCAACCGCGCAGCTGAAAAAGCGGTAGGTTTTGCAGCACCTATTTTTGTGGATGCAATTAAGGAAATGACGATTACGGATGCGTTAAACCTGTTGAAGGGTTCTGACAGTTCTGCTACTGTTTACTTCAAGAATAAGACGACTGCAAAGCTGAAGGCTGCGTTTTCTCCTGTGGTGAAAGGTGCGCTGGATAGTACCAGTGCCACTAAGTATTATGGAAATATTGTAACCAGCTACAATAAGCTGCCGACTACTTTTAATAAAGTGAATCCTGATCTGCAGGATTATGTGACGGGTATGGCAGTGAATGCGCTGTTTGATCAGATTAAGGTGGAGGAGAAGAATATCAGGGCAAATCCTGCGGCGAGGACTACGGAGTTGCTGAAGAAAGTGTTTGGTAGTGTCACTTCAAAATAA
- a CDS encoding sterol desaturase family protein gives MKFDKIKNKGQARLFESSYLEMLTKTHPLVIWGMYIPIIGYSLYYSNTSLGFNITTVLTVFFGAMLFWTFFEYIMHRYLFHFGSESPKIRRVIYVMHGNHHEYPRDKQRLFMPPVPSLILASAIFGVQYIFLRQYTYMFFPGFMLGYLIYGSMHYAIHAWNPPFKFMKPLWRNHHLHHYKAEEKGFGVSSSLWDWVFGTSFELEKEKEDKAKVRELMFDK, from the coding sequence ATGAAGTTTGATAAGATTAAGAACAAAGGGCAGGCGAGGTTATTTGAGAGCAGCTATTTAGAAATGCTCACTAAAACACATCCATTGGTAATATGGGGTATGTACATACCTATTATCGGGTATAGTCTTTATTACAGCAACACCTCATTGGGATTTAACATCACTACTGTATTAACGGTCTTTTTTGGTGCGATGTTATTCTGGACATTCTTTGAGTATATCATGCACCGGTATTTGTTTCACTTCGGCAGTGAGAGCCCGAAAATAAGGCGTGTTATATATGTGATGCATGGTAATCACCATGAGTATCCGCGCGACAAGCAGCGATTGTTTATGCCGCCTGTGCCCAGTTTGATACTGGCATCAGCGATCTTTGGTGTTCAGTATATTTTCCTGAGACAGTATACGTATATGTTCTTTCCGGGATTTATGTTAGGCTACCTGATATATGGGAGTATGCATTATGCAATTCATGCATGGAATCCACCGTTTAAGTTTATGAAGCCATTATGGCGCAATCATCATTTGCACCATTATAAGGCCGAGGAGAAAGGATTTGGGGTGAGTTCTTCTTTGTGGGATTGGGTGTTCGGAACATCATTTGAACTGGAGAAAGAGAAGGAGGATAAAGCGAAGGTACGTGAGCTGATGTTTGATAAATAG
- a CDS encoding universal stress protein has protein sequence MKTIIVPTDFSAAAYNAARYALGLAGQMGATRVVLYHAYELVVPVPDMPSAIPMVDSGELKLASQEGLEKMRNELATDVPANVVLDLKAENHLLAANIDGFCQEQQADLIVMGTEGGSHFEEILIGSNSVDVAKHTACPVIIVPADAVYHPIRKIVFACDFKHIGENTPIGPLKSLLRLFNAALHVLNIDHSGKGLAGETPMESLLLDTLLEGYHPIYHFVDNENVADGIMEFSEKEGVDLIFIIPRKHGLFEGMFRRSRTTQLAFRSHIPLLTIHE, from the coding sequence ATGAAAACTATTATTGTGCCTACGGACTTTTCAGCAGCAGCATATAATGCCGCCCGCTATGCGCTGGGGCTGGCAGGGCAAATGGGGGCTACCCGGGTGGTCCTGTACCATGCTTATGAGCTGGTAGTGCCGGTACCGGATATGCCTTCGGCTATTCCGATGGTAGATTCCGGGGAATTGAAGCTGGCCAGCCAGGAGGGCCTGGAAAAGATGAGAAATGAGCTGGCTACAGATGTTCCTGCCAATGTAGTACTGGATCTGAAAGCAGAAAATCATCTGCTGGCAGCAAATATTGATGGATTTTGCCAGGAGCAGCAGGCAGATCTGATCGTGATGGGTACAGAAGGTGGCAGCCATTTCGAAGAGATCCTGATTGGTTCCAATTCGGTAGATGTGGCAAAGCATACGGCTTGCCCGGTGATTATTGTGCCTGCAGATGCAGTGTACCACCCGATCCGGAAGATTGTATTTGCCTGCGATTTTAAACACATAGGGGAAAATACGCCCATTGGGCCGCTCAAAAGCTTGCTCAGGCTATTTAATGCAGCGCTGCATGTATTGAATATTGATCACTCCGGGAAGGGGCTGGCAGGCGAAACGCCTATGGAGAGTTTGCTGCTGGATACCCTGCTTGAAGGGTATCATCCAATTTATCATTTTGTAGACAATGAGAATGTAGCGGATGGTATTATGGAATTTTCTGAGAAAGAGGGCGTCGATCTGATCTTTATAATACCCCGGAAACATGGGTTGTTCGAAGGTATGTTCAGGAGAAGCCGGACTACACAGTTAGCTTTTCGCAGTCATATTCCATTGCTGACAATACACGAATAG
- the lysS gene encoding lysine--tRNA ligase → MTSLSEQEIIRREKLQELENAGINPYPAEEYPVNNTAANIKAVYSEETKDQLQNICVAGRVMKKRDMGKAAFISLQDHTGAIQLYIRRDDICPGEDKTMFDTVFKKLIDLGDILGAKGYAFVTKTGELSIHVTQLDFLAKSLRVLPNVAEKDGETFDAVTDPEFRYRQRYVDLIINPGVKDTFIKRTKIMQTIRDFYNDLGYLEVETPILQPIPGGATARPFKTHHNALDIPLYMRIANELYLKRLIVGGFDGVYEFAKDFRNEGMDRTHNPEFTVMEMYAAYKDYEWMMRTTETLLEKIALTLHGTTQVQVGEKVIDFKAPFKRISMYDAIKEHTGIDISEMDEAQLRDTCKQLGISVAPSMGKGKLIDEIFGEKAEHNYVQPTFIIDYPVEMSPLTKKHRSKPGLVERFELMVNGKELANAYSELNDPIDQRQRFEDQVKLMERGDDEAMYIDYDFLRALEYGMPPTSGIGIGIDRLTMIMTNNLSIQDVLFFPQMKPERGQ, encoded by the coding sequence ATGACATCACTATCTGAGCAAGAGATTATTCGCAGGGAGAAACTGCAGGAACTGGAAAATGCGGGCATCAACCCCTATCCAGCGGAAGAATACCCAGTAAACAATACTGCCGCTAACATCAAGGCAGTATATAGTGAAGAAACCAAAGACCAACTGCAAAACATTTGCGTTGCAGGCCGTGTTATGAAGAAACGTGACATGGGGAAGGCGGCTTTCATCAGCCTCCAGGACCATACTGGCGCTATTCAGCTTTATATTCGCCGCGATGACATCTGCCCTGGTGAGGATAAGACCATGTTCGATACTGTTTTCAAAAAGCTGATCGACCTGGGAGATATTCTAGGCGCAAAAGGATATGCTTTTGTGACCAAAACCGGCGAATTATCTATCCACGTAACACAACTGGATTTTCTCGCCAAATCTCTGCGCGTACTGCCAAATGTAGCTGAAAAAGACGGTGAAACCTTCGATGCTGTAACTGATCCTGAATTCAGGTACCGCCAGCGCTATGTAGACCTGATCATCAACCCTGGTGTAAAGGATACGTTCATCAAGCGTACAAAGATCATGCAGACCATCCGTGATTTCTACAACGACCTGGGTTACCTGGAAGTAGAAACACCGATCCTCCAGCCAATCCCTGGTGGTGCCACTGCACGTCCGTTCAAGACACATCACAATGCACTGGATATTCCATTATACATGCGTATTGCCAATGAGCTGTACCTGAAACGCCTGATCGTAGGTGGTTTCGATGGGGTGTACGAATTTGCCAAAGACTTCCGCAACGAAGGGATGGACCGTACCCACAACCCGGAATTTACCGTAATGGAAATGTACGCCGCTTATAAAGACTATGAGTGGATGATGCGTACCACCGAAACCCTGCTGGAAAAGATCGCCCTCACCCTGCACGGTACCACCCAGGTACAGGTAGGAGAAAAGGTGATCGACTTCAAAGCTCCTTTCAAACGTATCAGCATGTATGATGCGATTAAGGAACATACCGGCATCGACATCTCCGAAATGGATGAAGCGCAACTGCGTGACACCTGTAAGCAACTGGGTATCAGCGTAGCACCTAGTATGGGTAAGGGTAAACTGATCGACGAGATCTTTGGTGAAAAAGCTGAGCACAACTATGTACAGCCTACCTTCATCATCGACTATCCGGTGGAAATGAGCCCACTCACCAAGAAACACCGCAGCAAACCAGGTCTGGTAGAACGCTTTGAACTGATGGTAAACGGTAAGGAACTCGCAAACGCTTACAGCGAGCTGAATGACCCTATCGATCAGCGCCAGCGCTTCGAAGATCAGGTGAAACTGATGGAAAGAGGTGATGACGAAGCGATGTACATCGACTACGACTTCCTCCGTGCCCTGGAATATGGTATGCCACCAACTTCCGGTATCGGTATTGGCATCGACCGTTTGACCATGATCATGACGAACAACCTGTCTATCCAGGATGTACTGTTCTTCCCACAAATGAAACCAGAGAGAGGCCAATAG
- a CDS encoding TIGR02757 family protein — MKFQQLKAFLDTKAAYYNTPDFISGDPITIPHRFSKLQDIEIAGLFAAILAWGNRTTIINKCTELMKLMDNEPYDFIKNHQPRERMKLMQFCHRTFNGVDLLYFVEFLQHYYGNVTSLEFAFSGHLTPKDQNIEKALIGFHKIFFAMEHPERTRKHISTPARNSACKRLNMYLRWMVRKDENGVDFGLWKHISPSQLVCPVDVHVGRVATRLGLISAAKADWRTALDLTEKLRQLDPEDPAKYDFALFGLGVIEKYV; from the coding sequence ATGAAATTCCAGCAACTGAAGGCGTTTTTGGATACCAAAGCGGCGTATTATAATACGCCCGATTTTATAAGCGGCGATCCCATTACGATCCCTCACAGGTTTTCCAAATTACAGGATATCGAAATCGCAGGGCTTTTTGCTGCAATACTTGCCTGGGGCAACCGGACCACCATTATCAATAAATGCACAGAACTGATGAAGCTGATGGACAATGAGCCTTACGACTTCATCAAAAACCACCAACCCAGAGAACGAATGAAACTCATGCAGTTCTGCCACCGAACCTTCAATGGAGTAGACCTGCTCTACTTTGTCGAGTTCCTGCAGCACTATTATGGCAACGTTACTTCCCTGGAATTTGCCTTTAGCGGCCACCTGACCCCTAAAGACCAAAATATCGAAAAAGCCCTCATCGGGTTTCATAAAATATTCTTCGCCATGGAGCACCCGGAAAGGACCCGGAAACATATTTCCACCCCTGCCCGGAACTCCGCTTGTAAGCGCCTGAACATGTATTTACGCTGGATGGTTAGAAAAGATGAAAATGGCGTGGATTTTGGACTATGGAAGCACATCAGCCCTTCACAACTGGTATGCCCTGTAGATGTGCATGTGGGCAGAGTCGCTACCAGGCTGGGATTGATCTCTGCAGCCAAGGCAGATTGGCGCACAGCGCTGGATCTGACCGAAAAGCTGCGGCAGCTGGATCCTGAAGACCCCGCCAAATACGATTTCGCGTTGTTTGGCCTCGGCGTCATTGAAAAATATGTTTAA
- a CDS encoding cystathionine gamma-synthase — protein MKLGTKLIHAGVTPDPSTGAIMTPIFQTSTYVQSAPGQHKGYEYARTQNPTRDALQNALAAIENGKFGISFGSGLAATDAVMKLLNPGDEVIASNDLYGGTYRIFTKIFERYGIKFHFAGMQDAQNIRNYINANTKLIWIETPTNPLLNIIDIAACAQIAGEHNLLLAVDNTFASPYLQNPLDLGANIVVHSATKYLGGHSDVVHGAIIVKDEELAKQLYFIQNSCGAVPGPQDCFLVLRGLKTLHVRMQRHCENGAAVAHFLRQHAKVEKVYWCGFQDHPNHDIAKKQMRGYGGMISFTLKDDSIEAATKVLSGTHLFSLAESLGGVESLIGHPASMTHASIPREERISNGLVDSLIRLSVGIEDADDLIADLSKAIG, from the coding sequence ATGAAGCTGGGAACTAAACTCATTCACGCGGGTGTAACGCCGGATCCATCCACCGGTGCCATTATGACCCCCATATTTCAGACCTCCACGTATGTTCAAAGCGCCCCTGGCCAGCACAAAGGCTATGAGTATGCCCGTACCCAGAACCCTACCCGCGATGCCCTGCAAAATGCACTGGCAGCCATAGAAAATGGGAAATTCGGTATCTCCTTCGGTAGTGGTCTGGCCGCTACAGATGCAGTGATGAAACTCCTGAACCCCGGAGATGAAGTCATTGCCAGCAACGACCTTTATGGTGGCACCTATCGCATCTTTACTAAAATATTTGAGCGCTATGGCATCAAATTTCATTTCGCAGGCATGCAGGATGCACAGAACATCCGCAATTATATCAATGCCAATACAAAGCTGATCTGGATAGAAACACCTACCAATCCGCTGCTCAACATTATCGATATTGCCGCCTGTGCACAAATTGCCGGCGAACATAATTTACTCCTGGCGGTCGATAACACCTTCGCCTCTCCCTACCTCCAGAATCCACTGGATCTGGGTGCTAACATCGTAGTCCATTCTGCCACCAAATACCTGGGTGGCCACAGCGATGTCGTACATGGCGCTATCATCGTAAAAGATGAAGAACTCGCCAAACAGTTATATTTCATACAAAACAGCTGCGGGGCAGTACCCGGCCCACAGGACTGCTTCCTGGTACTGCGAGGTCTGAAAACCCTGCATGTGCGCATGCAAAGGCATTGTGAAAACGGCGCCGCTGTTGCACACTTCCTTCGCCAGCACGCCAAAGTAGAAAAGGTATACTGGTGTGGCTTTCAGGACCATCCCAATCACGATATTGCTAAAAAACAGATGCGTGGCTATGGTGGCATGATCTCCTTCACCCTGAAAGACGATAGTATCGAAGCTGCCACGAAAGTGCTGAGCGGTACACACCTTTTTTCCCTGGCAGAATCGCTGGGAGGGGTGGAGTCACTGATAGGCCACCCGGCTTCTATGACCCATGCATCGATTCCCCGCGAAGAACGCATTAGCAACGGTTTGGTAGATTCGCTGATCCGACTGAGCGTAGGTATCGAAGATGCTGATGACCTGATCGCCGACCTGTCGAAAGCTATCGGATAA
- a CDS encoding flavin reductase family protein has protein sequence MQIIPGQVSTAVLQGYLQGAIAPRPICFASTVDKEGRPNLSPFSFFNIFGTNPATLIFSPSRRVRDNTTKHTLENLYEVKEVVINMVNYAMVQQTSLASCEYPREINEFEKAGFTAIASEKIRPFRVKESPVQIECIVRQIIETGTEGGAGNLVICEPVMIHISDEVLNEKGGIDPHKLDLVARMGGDYYCRASGDAVFEVAKPNTALGIGIDALPLHIRNSRILTGNHLGQLANVHEHPVIDPAFEDEHLKNIFQYYSITPDEMERELHAYALRLLNEGKVAEAWQILLAV, from the coding sequence ATGCAGATCATTCCCGGGCAGGTAAGCACCGCCGTACTGCAAGGATATTTACAGGGTGCAATCGCACCCAGGCCAATCTGTTTTGCAAGCACTGTCGATAAAGAGGGGAGACCTAATTTATCGCCTTTTAGCTTCTTTAATATTTTCGGTACCAATCCTGCAACACTCATCTTTTCACCTTCGCGCAGGGTGAGGGATAATACCACCAAACATACACTGGAGAACCTGTACGAGGTGAAAGAAGTGGTGATCAATATGGTGAATTATGCCATGGTTCAACAAACCTCTTTAGCCAGTTGCGAATACCCCAGAGAGATCAATGAATTTGAGAAAGCAGGATTCACTGCAATCGCATCTGAAAAGATAAGACCTTTCAGAGTGAAGGAAAGCCCGGTACAGATAGAATGTATCGTACGGCAGATCATTGAAACAGGTACAGAAGGTGGTGCGGGTAACCTGGTGATTTGTGAACCAGTCATGATCCACATCAGCGATGAAGTGCTGAATGAAAAAGGAGGGATCGATCCGCATAAACTGGATCTGGTAGCAAGAATGGGAGGGGATTATTATTGCAGGGCTTCCGGGGATGCGGTATTTGAAGTAGCAAAGCCAAATACAGCGCTGGGAATCGGCATTGATGCCCTGCCTTTGCATATCCGGAATAGCAGGATCCTGACCGGCAATCATTTAGGACAACTGGCAAATGTGCATGAGCACCCGGTGATAGATCCGGCATTTGAGGATGAGCATCTGAAGAATATTTTCCAGTACTACAGTATTACGCCCGATGAAATGGAAAGAGAGCTGCATGCCTACGCACTGCGACTATTAAACGAAGGCAAAGTTGCCGAAGCCTGGCAAATACTACTGGCAGTATAA
- a CDS encoding S9 family peptidase: MQLRHVTSCLAALGLLSAPLCAQDKKDLTFDQIWKNAPSGITQPLPNISGWADDTHYIEVRNGKSYQVDVKTGAASEYSKAGISVAVQNHDIIYTAADGTTSQLTNDTLTEKNPTLSPDGKYVAFTRHNDLYSVEIATKKETRYTSDASEVVYNGYASWVYYEEILGRPTRYRAFWWSPDSRYLAYMRFDDSQVPVFPIYSEKGQHGYTENTRYPKAGDKNPEVKVGVVPVSGGTTTWAAFDEKADQYFGTPFWTSDNHLWLQWMNRGQDNLKLYDINLSTGAKKEVYDEKQATWIDWKDGMTILDKGRGFIIESDKTGWSHLYWYNMDGSLKKQLTSGNWTVNYTVAFDAKQENIYFVARKEASTRTDLYKVNMNSGAITRLTFGDYFHATAVSPHGDYFISAYSNLATPTRIALMDNKGKVVRELGNSKGDQIASYNLALPKLMSYTTRDGLTLPMTVTMPLHMQEGKKYPVLISIYGGPNAGTVYDRWNLNLTSQWWAEKGVIQVVIDNRSSGQLGKMGMNYIHRKTGIYEIEDYMDATKWLRSLNYVDTNKVCITGGSFGGYMTCMALTYGASVFNYGMANYSVTDWQLYDSHYTERYMDSPAENPEGYRITSPMHYLDRYKGLIRITHGTMDDNVHIQNSIQLVNMLEDMNKHFEFMVYPGERHGWRTSIKNRHSDMEMYRFIYRYLLEEPFPADL, from the coding sequence ATGCAATTACGTCACGTCACCAGCTGCCTGGCAGCCCTGGGCCTTTTATCCGCGCCACTTTGTGCCCAGGACAAAAAAGATCTTACTTTCGACCAGATCTGGAAGAATGCCCCTTCCGGCATCACCCAGCCATTACCCAACATCAGTGGTTGGGCCGATGATACACACTATATCGAAGTACGCAATGGCAAATCTTACCAGGTAGATGTGAAAACGGGTGCCGCATCCGAATATTCCAAAGCCGGTATTTCTGTAGCTGTACAAAATCACGATATTATCTACACTGCTGCTGATGGTACAACCTCACAGCTCACCAACGATACGCTTACGGAGAAAAACCCGACCCTTTCTCCTGATGGAAAGTACGTAGCCTTCACCCGGCACAATGACCTCTACAGCGTGGAAATAGCCACTAAAAAAGAAACCCGCTATACCAGCGATGCCTCAGAGGTAGTGTACAATGGTTATGCCTCCTGGGTATACTACGAAGAAATCCTGGGCCGCCCCACCAGATACCGCGCATTCTGGTGGAGCCCCGACAGCAGGTACCTGGCCTATATGCGCTTCGACGACTCACAGGTACCCGTATTCCCCATTTACAGCGAAAAAGGACAGCATGGGTACACAGAAAATACCCGCTACCCAAAAGCCGGCGATAAAAACCCCGAAGTGAAAGTAGGAGTGGTGCCTGTATCCGGGGGAACCACTACCTGGGCAGCTTTTGATGAAAAAGCGGACCAGTACTTCGGTACACCATTCTGGACCAGCGACAATCACCTGTGGTTACAATGGATGAACAGAGGACAAGACAACCTGAAACTCTATGATATCAACCTGAGCACCGGCGCCAAAAAAGAAGTTTATGATGAAAAACAGGCAACCTGGATCGACTGGAAAGATGGTATGACCATCCTGGACAAAGGCAGGGGCTTCATCATAGAAAGCGATAAAACAGGCTGGTCACACCTCTATTGGTACAATATGGATGGCTCCCTGAAAAAACAACTGACCAGCGGCAACTGGACCGTGAACTATACCGTGGCCTTCGATGCCAAACAGGAAAATATCTACTTCGTAGCCCGCAAAGAAGCTTCTACCCGCACAGACCTCTATAAAGTAAATATGAATAGCGGCGCTATTACCCGCCTCACTTTCGGAGATTACTTTCATGCTACGGCAGTGAGCCCGCATGGTGATTATTTCATTAGCGCTTACTCCAACCTGGCTACCCCAACCCGCATAGCCCTGATGGACAATAAAGGCAAGGTAGTCCGAGAACTGGGAAACAGCAAAGGCGATCAGATAGCCAGTTATAACCTGGCCCTGCCTAAGTTAATGTCTTACACCACCCGCGATGGCTTAACCCTGCCCATGACAGTAACAATGCCCCTCCATATGCAGGAAGGCAAAAAGTACCCGGTGCTCATCAGCATCTATGGAGGCCCGAATGCCGGCACTGTATATGATCGCTGGAACCTGAATCTTACCTCACAGTGGTGGGCTGAAAAAGGCGTTATCCAGGTGGTAATTGATAACCGTAGCTCCGGTCAGCTGGGGAAAATGGGGATGAACTACATCCACCGCAAAACGGGCATCTATGAAATTGAGGATTATATGGATGCCACCAAATGGCTCCGTTCCCTGAATTATGTGGATACGAACAAGGTTTGCATTACCGGGGGCAGCTTTGGAGGTTATATGACCTGTATGGCCCTCACCTATGGCGCTTCAGTATTCAATTATGGAATGGCAAACTATTCCGTGACCGACTGGCAGCTCTACGATAGTCATTATACAGAAAGATATATGGATTCCCCGGCAGAGAACCCTGAAGGGTACCGGATCACCTCACCAATGCACTACCTGGACCGCTATAAGGGCTTAATCAGGATCACCCATGGTACCATGGACGATAATGTGCATATCCAGAATAGTATCCAGCTCGTCAATATGCTGGAAGACATGAATAAGCATTTTGAATTTATGGTGTACCCGGGAGAACGTCATGGGTGGAGAACCAGTATCAAGAATAGGCATAGTGATATGGAGATGTACCGGTTTATCTATCGCTATTTACTGGAAGAGCCGTTTCCGGCAGACTTATAA
- a CDS encoding fumarylacetoacetate hydrolase family protein, with amino-acid sequence MKLVTYLREESDQLAILVDNQLYNTQDLHPNLPGNMQMFLLMWEDVIDIAKEADAQLKAGKHVGIASPIPVERVTLMAPVPFPNSCRDAYAFRQHVASARRNRRVPMIEEFDQFPVFYFTNHNAIQGPGNVYCMPDHFEKLDFELEAAIVICKAGRNIPAEEADEYIGGYMIMNDMSARTLQMDEMKLNMGPCKGKDFSTVIGPMLVTPDELAPLLTEPKPGHTGKAFNLKMTCHVNGVQVSEGNLADMDWTFAEIIQRCSYGANIMPGDVIGSGTVGTGCFLELNGTGKLNNPEYPEQWLQEGDVVELEIEGLGKLSNTIVAEDSDFSILKLKK; translated from the coding sequence ATGAAACTTGTTACTTACCTCCGGGAAGAGAGCGACCAGCTGGCCATTTTGGTAGACAATCAACTCTATAACACCCAGGACCTTCACCCCAATCTCCCCGGCAACATGCAGATGTTCCTGCTCATGTGGGAAGATGTGATCGACATTGCAAAAGAAGCCGATGCCCAGCTCAAAGCCGGCAAACACGTAGGCATAGCAAGCCCGATTCCGGTAGAAAGAGTGACACTGATGGCCCCTGTGCCATTTCCCAATTCCTGCCGGGATGCTTATGCATTCCGCCAGCACGTAGCCTCTGCACGCCGTAACCGCAGGGTACCCATGATTGAAGAATTCGACCAGTTCCCCGTATTTTACTTTACCAACCACAATGCGATCCAGGGTCCGGGCAATGTATACTGCATGCCCGATCACTTTGAAAAACTGGACTTTGAACTGGAAGCTGCCATCGTGATCTGCAAGGCAGGCCGTAATATTCCTGCCGAAGAAGCAGATGAATACATTGGCGGATACATGATCATGAATGACATGAGTGCACGTACCCTGCAAATGGATGAAATGAAACTGAATATGGGCCCCTGCAAAGGCAAAGACTTCAGCACCGTAATTGGCCCGATGCTGGTTACCCCCGATGAACTGGCCCCCCTGCTCACCGAGCCTAAACCAGGCCACACCGGCAAAGCTTTTAACCTGAAAATGACCTGCCATGTAAATGGGGTACAGGTCAGCGAAGGCAATCTGGCAGATATGGACTGGACCTTTGCCGAAATCATTCAACGCTGCTCTTACGGGGCGAACATCATGCCCGGCGATGTAATTGGCAGTGGCACTGTAGGTACCGGCTGTTTCCTGGAGCTAAACGGTACCGGTAAACTCAATAATCCTGAATATCCTGAACAATGGCTGCAGGAAGGTGATGTGGTAGAACTGGAAATAGAAGGCCTGGGAAAACTGAGCAACACCATCGTAGCAGAAGATTCAGATTTTTCGATCCTCAAACTGAAGAAATAA